In Trichoderma asperellum chromosome 1, complete sequence, a single window of DNA contains:
- a CDS encoding uncharacterized protein (EggNog:ENOG41) — translation MDAYMYENEPWPATSRRASIIVPQVVQDQGSSSVSQDTTVSTGVTQEPARNQETDVKNDLYSLIKESQRSRSDPAYSTSVEYDLPGLNNMSQWAKVMQGLTSDEAILSSRFVELCRLRSIESELNEGDTLVFIDYPDIKRRHSEQTDCYGISYSSQKFRVHSKKLLATGSAKFAEMLNPTYQFRVQRRRKLTKNLPDGVKYVLDLTPPSEGDDLVFQMTQLSLTPGIIKWWAANDLHKVTSWLVTGHDDICTCGQRPIPGWGVPKEEKKGKMQVQHEFEEPTSHDSSNNNSYNDSGNDNTNVKIIPPSPHDLLSKMIHGINRPYETPSYRNIPDYCPIRHRNNIIRLLMMIEGHDVMLDSANRVWTLVGLAKIFDCPSVVRDPVTQWIIYNENTRFIEVLPEEALQIGFTLELAQVTQCAFRILVNELAIKEASTSSIRDLSRVTIFGRRLGDLDDELKNIVQHAARALVERVSLIPNAFTSEFSLDCWMIEEWVNLRKMEGVLAQETSASSVVALESLRVLMTGIQNSVKNSFERLTVGDENSQTSFISMDEDRASYVLPEDFELLQDIEQSMNLTQRLLCPFIYRQLGDIWNTSFNESQWLAETASGLSGPLMARARNAIEQVFYTSPSKASIPSWWVFLNPVGEPLTVKDPLVNLSALNRQIHAATLPYSSSWVRFDIEPPLNITRHMLLTLDNNEMKFLPLWAGGCNDGTGGVFEAELPPASWGPNGPGPAYHTGNTIASASSVSGSLANDFSTMKFRGSTVVGSLDAQDSISTVYGPGHVIADDVSIASESFDADGLENYYQEARYLVPADHQDTGRAVDMMVESLHSDADTASVVTDSAATVSNNDSSGDEGVMNIDDPVTQVIAQSDESDDNESNASTLEAWEDII, via the coding sequence ATGGACGCTTATATGTATGAGAACGAGCCATGGCCGGCCACTTCCAGAAGGGCGTCGATTATTGTTCCCCAAGTGGTGCAGGATCAGGGCAGTTCAAGTGTCTCACAAGACACCACAGTTTCAACTGGAGTTACTCAAGAGCCTGCTCGCAATCAAGAAACTGACGTTAAGAACGATCTATATTCTTTGATAAAAGAAAGCCAAAGATCTCGAAGCGATCCTGCGTATTCGACGAGCGTCGAGTATGACCTGCCCGGGCTCAATAATATGTCACAGTGGGCCAAAGTCATGCAAGGCCTCACGTCCGACGAAGCCATCCTGTCGTCTCGCTTTGTCGAACTCTGTAGACTGCGCTCTATTGAGTCAGAGCTCAATGAGGGAGACACGCTTGTCTTCATCGACTACCCGGATATTAAACGCCGCCACTCAGAACAAACAGACTGCTATGGCATAAGCTACTCATCTCAGAAATTTCGTGTGCACTCGAAAAAGCTGCTCGCAACTGGATCCGCCAAATTCGCCGAGATGCTGAATCCGACGTACCAGTTCCGCGTCCAAAGACGGAGGAAGCTGACAAAAAACCTCCCTGACGGTGTCAAGTATGTCCTCGATTTGACACCGCCGTCTGAAGGAGATGATCTTGTATTCCAAATGACTCAGCTGTCGCTCACGCCTGGCATCATTAAATGGTGGGCCGCCAACGACCTTCACAAAGTTACCAGCTGGCTGGTTACCGGACACGATGACATATGTACATGCGGCCAGCGACCGATTCCAGGATGGGGTGTcccaaaggaagagaaaaaaggaaaaatgcAGGTTCAGCATGAATTCGAAGAGCCAACATCACACGACAGCAGTAACAACAATTCCTACAACGACAGCGGCAACGACAACACAAACGTTAAAATAATCCCGCCAAGCCCTCATGATCTGCTTTCCAAAATGATTCATGGGATCAACCGACCGTATGAGACGCCAAGCTACCGCAACATCCCGGACTATTGCCCCATACGCCAccgcaataatattattcgTCTTCTCATGATGATTGAGGGACACGATGTCATGCTAGATTCGGCAAACCGCGTCTGGACACTTGTTGGTCTGGCAAAGATATTCGACTGCCCATCCGTTGTGAGAGACCCCGTCACCCAGTGGATTATATACAATGAAAACACAAGATTCATCGAAGTCCTGCCAGAAGAGGCGTTGCAGATAGGATTTACTCTAGAGCTCGCACAGGTCACCCAATGCGCTTTTCGAATCCTTGTCAATGAGTTGGCCATCAAGGAGGCCAGTACCAGTTCCATACGCGACCTGAGCCGGGTCACTATCTTTGGAAGAAGGCTCGGGGACTTGGATGACGAGCTGAAAAACATCGTTCAGCACGCTGCCCGAGCACTTGTCGAAAGGGTGTCATTGATTCCCAATGCGTTTACGAGCGAGTTTAGCCTTGACTGCTGGATGATTGAAGAATGGGTCAACCTCCGGAAAATGGAAGGCGTTCTCGCTCAAGAAACTTCTGCAAGCAGCGTGGTGGCGTTGGAATCTCTCCGTGTTTTGATGACGGGAATCCAGAATAGCGTCAAAAACTCGTTTGAGAGACTTACAGTAGGTGATGAGAACTCACAAACCTCATTCATCTCCATGGATGAAGATCGAGCGTCCTATGTGCTACCCGAGGATTTCGAGCTTCTCCAGGACATCGAACAAAGTATGAATTTGACTCAGAGGCTCCTTTGCCCCTTCATCTATAGGCAACTAGGCGACATTTGGAACACTAGTTTCAACGAATCCCAGTGGCTGGCTGAGACAGCTTCAGGCTTATCTGGACCACTCATGGCTCGAGCACGAAATGCTATTGAGCAGGTATTTTATACAAGTCCATCCAAGGCGAGTATACCAAGCTGGTGGGTATTTCTGAACCCTGTAGGAGAACCTCTCACCGTAAAGGATCCGCTGGTCAACCTGTCTGCGCTCAACAGGCAGATTCACGCTGCCACTTTGCCGTATAGCAGCTCATGGGTGCGATTTGACATTGAGCCGCCCCTCAACATCACCCGTCATATGCTCCTCACTCTCGATAACAACGAGATGAAATTCTTGCCCCTCTGGGCTGGCGGCTGTAATGATGGCACTGGAGGCGTCTTCGAGGCTGAACTTCCTCCTGCTAGCTGGGGCCCTAATGGCCCTGGACCTGCGTACCACACCGGAAATACAATCGCATCTGCATCGAGCGTCTCCGGCTCGTTGGCTAATGACTTCTCTACGATGAAGTTCAGGGGCAGCACCGTAGTTGGTTCATTAGACGCCCAAGACAGCATATCGACGGTGTACGGCCCTGGCCACGTCATTGCCGACGATGTCTCGATTGCATCTGAATCCTTCGACGCGGATGGACTCGAGAATTATTACCAAGAAGCCAGGTATTTGGTCCCGGCAGACCACCAGGATACCGGCCGAGCAGTAGATATGATGGTCGAATCTCTACACTCAGACGCAGACACGGCGTCGGTTGTGACGGATAGCGCGGCAACTGTCAGCAATAATGATAGCAGCGGCGATGAGGGTGTAATGAATATCGATGATCCGGTGACGCAGGTGATTGCCCAGAGCGATGAGAGTGATGATAATGAGAGCAATGCTAGCACGCTGGAAGCGTGGGAAGACATCATATAA
- the TOP2 gene encoding DNA topoisomerase 2 (BUSCO:EOG092D068O), translated as MDSDDDSVFQVEDESDGYVPKPKAKAAASKPAVKKMVQTTLKSKPPPKKRPIIDLESDEDDEDVEASSGFSNTPPTAKKQKTAPPPKKSGTKPLVEVENDSMAIDDDPKPAAKKKTATETYQKLTQLEHIIKRPDTYIGSVEKTDQQIWVYNKESKQMEYRNITYVPGFYKIFDEILVNAADNKQRDSSMSMMKVNIDRTTGEISVENNGKGIPIVMHEKEKVYIPELIFGHLLAGSNFDDNEKKTVGGRNGYGAKLCNVFSTEFTLECQDSEHAKRYKQTWTDNMQNMQKAKITSSKSSDFVRVTFKPDYARFGMEEGITDDLEALLYRRVYDMAGTMRGVKVQLNGELIKINNFKTYCDLYAKSIAGERSQEEGGNPTCTVEIDKDKGHPQWEVGFTVSDGTFQQISFVNSIATTSGGTHVNYIADQITAYLLKAVTKLRKGHGLKQAHLRNHIFIFVNCLVDNPAFTSQTKEQMTTKTSQFGSKCVLGDDFLKKVAKSDAIQNIMAFAEKKADKMMAKSDGNKRSRVSNAKLVEANLAGTKRGHECTLILTEGDSAKGLAVSGRAILDPDRIGVFPLRGKLLNVRDASIDQITKNQEIQNIKQFLGLKHKQTYTDTKSLRYGHLMIMADQDHDGSHIKGLLINFLQVQFPSLLQIPDFFREFITPIVKVWQGPNPKKPQRLKSFFTQPQYEEWKQERGSEISRWHYKYLKGLGSSSNEDAQVYFTNLDEHLKEFSVMKPEEADLFDLAFSKKKADARKEWLGGFVPGTYLDHSSKLITYSDFVNKELILFSMADNIRSIPSMIDGLKPGQRKVLYACFKRNVVKDEKVVELAGYVSGLTAYHHGEVSLQQTIIGLAQDFVGSNNINVLEPSGNFGSRLAGGSDSASPRYTFTRLSPFARSIFSSLDEPSLNHQFEDGKQIEPEVYAPILPMVLVNGADGIGTGWSTSIPNYHPLEVVKNLKRRMGRLEEDDAEEKPFETMTPWFRGWKGTPEAAGPDRYKFNGIAYQNEQNPNEVVITELPIRVWTDDFKARLEKIISGVDGPTWIKDYKEFNDHKTVHFEIQVDEKHMAKVLEEGLLERFKLTKQVATSNLVAFNTRGQIRKYEKVEDILEEYYVYRLEMYQKRKDHWLGVYDADHRKLKNQARFIQEIIDGDLIVGKKKKTVLVKELRDRKYEAFPPVKNNNTKKSTEEEEEEEEEGEESARDYDYLLSMPIWSLTAERLEKLKDAIRKKKAEYDELDAKSDKDLWCEDLAAFEAEWEKHLALNAEIQTNIRRMGRRVSKKIGAGGGGGRGRKAKGDDDEYEPEKKGRKKAAPKVETKTAQRFAEMFSAKPKVKKEEQPEAVELSDNFSDDDFAALSRSKPVVAKPAAAKPAAVKPAASKPAAAKPLQSRSVSESRSISQARSISQSEEPEVVPVPVRNKRAAASKARTLFDASSDSDEDDDKMLGDVGALVKGIGSKPPGESSARVSLHAMSRPDSSHGNTSSGALSKPKIKSAKAFEFDTDDETNYELLAKPSPLKATSQGSGEDDDEDELTAAKSKPAVKASVSAETKKRGRPAGANSKAEGKAVSKHKVTLKAATTTSTLSPAAKRYAAKKKALNDSDDDMEEAFADESIAPRPVARARPGRAAAANRKVIIDDEDSSMSVDEQDEEEEEEEEEESDDPFQIDDDDD; from the exons ATGGATTCCGACGACGACTCCGTCTTCCAAGTCGAAGATGAATCCGACGGATATGTCCCCAAGCCC AAAGCCAAGGCTGCAGCCTCAAAGCCGGCCGTCAAAAAGATGGTGCAGACAACCCTAAAATCTAAACCACCGCCGAAGAAACGGCCGATCATTGACCTTGAgagcgatgaagacgacgaagatgtaGAAGCGTCGTCCGGCTTTTCAAATACTCCACCTACTGctaagaagcagaagacggCGCCACCGCCCAAGAAGTCGGGCACCAAGCCTCTGGTAGAAGTTGAAAATGACAGCATGGCCATTGACGACGACCCTAAGCCTGCCGCCAAGAAAAAGACGGCGACGGAGACCTACCAGAAGCTGACCCAGCTCGAACACATCATCAAACGTCCCGATACATATATTGGCTCTGTGGAAAAGACAGACCAGCAAATATGGGTCTATAACAAAGAATCAAAGCAGATGGAATACCGCAACATCACCTACGTCCCCGGTTTCTATAAGATCTTCGATGAAATTCTGGTAAACGCTGCCGACAACAAACAGCGTGATAGCTCCATGAGCATGATGAAAGTCAACATTGATCGAACTACCGGCGAGATTAGCGTTGAAAACAACGGCAAGGGCATTCCCATTGTCATgcatgagaaagaaaaagtttatattccTGAACTGATCTTTGGTCACCTGTTGGCTGGTTCCAACTTTGATGATAACGAGAAAAAGACGGTTGGTGGACGAAACGGTTACGGTGCAAAGCTGTGTAACGTTTTCAGCACAGAATTCACGTTGGAATGCCAGGACAGCGAGCACGCGAAGCGATATAAGCAGACATGGACAGACAATATGCAGAACATGCAAAAGGCCAAAATTACTTCCAGCAAATCCTCTGACTTCGTCAGGGTCACGTTCAAACCTGATTACGCTCGGTTTGGAATGGAGGAAGGCATTACAGACGACCTTGAAGCTCTGCTCTACCGAAGAGTCTACGATATGGCCGGCACAATGCGAGGGGTCAAAGTTCAGCTCAATGGCGAACTTATCAAGATCAATAACTTCAAAACATACTGCGACCTCTACGCAAAGTCCATTGCTGGCGAGAGGAGTCAGGAAGAAGGTGGCAATCCGACTTGCACCGTTGAAATCGACAAAGACAAGGGCCATCCCCAATGGGAAGTTGGCTTCACTGTATCAGATGGCACATTCCAGCAAATTTCATTCGTCAACTCGATCGCAACAACATCAGGAGGTACCCATGTCAACTATATCGCCGACCAGATCACAGCATACCTCCTCAAGGCCGTGACAAAGCTGAGAAAGGGACACGGCTTGAAGCAGGCGCATCTCCGAAACCatatcttcatctttgtCAACTGTTTGGTTGATAACCCTGCATTTACTTCACAGACCAAGGAGCAGATGACCACCAAGACTTCTCAATTCGGCAGCAAGTGTGTTCTGGGAGATGACTTCTTGAAGAAGGTTGCCAAGTCCGACGCAATTCAAAACATCATGGCCTTTGCCGAAAAGAAGGCAGACAAGATGATGGCCAAGAGCGATGGTAACAAGCGCTCTCGAGTGAGCAATGCTAAGCTTGTGGAGGCCAACTTGGCAGGAACTAAGCGCGGTCATGAGTGCACGCTGATCTTGACTGAAGGTGACTCTGCCAAAGGTCTAGCCGTTTCTGGACGAGCCATTCTTGATCCTGATCGTATCGGTGTTTTCCCACTTCGTGGTAAACTGCTAAATGTACGAGACGCTTCTATTGACCAAATCACCAAAAATCAAGAGATTCAGAACATCAAGCAATTCCTCGGTCTCAAGCACAAGCAGACGTACACTGATACGAAGAGCTTACGTTATGGTCACCTCATGATCATGGCCGATCAGGATCACGACGGTAGTCACATCAAGGGTCTTCTCATCAACTTCCTCCAGGTGCAATTCCCCTCACTGCTCCAAATCCCAGACTTCTTCCGAGAATTCATCACACCTATCGTCAAAGTCTGGCAAGGTCCCAACCCCAAGAAGCCCCAAAGGTTGAAGTCGTTTTTTACACAGCCACAGTATGAGGAATGGAAGCAAGAACGTGGTAGTGAAATTAGCCGATGGCATTACAAGTACTTGAAGGGTCTGGGCAGTAGCAGCAATGAAGATGCCCAAGTATATTTCACAAACCTGGACGAGCACTTGAAAGAATTCAGTGTCATGAAGCCAGAGGAAGCGGATTTATTTGACCTGGCCTTTTCCAAGAAAAAGGCTGACGCCAGAAAGGAGTGGCTAGGCGGCTTTGTCCCGGGTACATACCTGGACCATTCTTCGAAGCTTATCACCTACAGTGACTTTGTGAACAAGGAGCTCATTCTGTTCAGTATGGCGGATAACATAAGATCCATCCCGTCGATGATTGATGGATTGAAGCCTGGTCAACGAAAGGTGCTATACGCCTGTTTCAAGAGGAACGTGGTCAAAGATGAGAAGGTTGTGGAGCTGGCTGGTTACGTCTCTGGTCTGACTGCCTACCACCACGGTGAAGTTTCACTGCAGCAGACGATCATTGGATTGGCTCAAGATTTTGTGGGCTCAAACAATATCAACGTCCTCGAGCCCAGTGGTAACTTTGGTTCTCGACTTGCTGGTGGTTCAGATTCTGCTAGTCCTCGTTATACATTTACACGACTGTCTCCGTTTGCTCGGTCaattttctcctctcttgaTGAGCCAAGTCTAAACCACCAATTTGAGGATGGAAAACAGATTGAGCCAGAAGTGTATGCTCCAATCCTCCCCATGGTGCTTGTCAATGGTGCCGATGGTATTGGCACAGGTTGGAGCACCTCCATCCCCAACTATCATCCGCTGGAAGTTGTGAAGAATTTGAAACGACGAATGGGCCGTCttgaggaagacgatgctgaagagaagcCGTTTGAGACAATGACTCCCTGGTTCAGGGGCTGGAAAGGCACGCCAGAGGCTGCTGGCCCTGATCGATACAAGTTCAACGGTATTGCTTACCAGAACGAACAAAACCCGAATGAAGTGGTCATCACTGAGCTTCCAATCCGCGTATGGACTGATGATTTCAAGGCTCGACTTGAAAAGATTATCAGCGGCGTAGATGGCCCTACGTGGATCAAGGACTACAAAGAATTCAACGACCACAAGACAGTCCACTTTGAGATTCAAGTAGATGAGAAGCACATGGCCAAGGTTCTGGAAGAAGGTCTGCTTGAGCGATTTAAGCTCACTAAACAAGTTGCAACTTCAAACTTGGTCGCTTTCAATACTCGTGGCCAGATTCGCAAGTACGAGAAAGTAGAAGATATTTTGGAAGAATATTATGTTTATCGACTGGAAATGTATCAGAAGCGAAAG GACCATTGGCTTGGCGTCTATGATGCTGATCACCGGAAACTGAAGAACCAGGCGCGCTTTATCCAAGAGATTATCGACGGCGACTTGATCgttggcaagaagaagaagacagtCCTTGTGAAAGAGCTGCGTGACCGTAAATACGAAGCATTCCCTCCTGTCAAGAACAACAATACGAAGAAATCgacagaagaggaagaagaagaggaagaagagggtgagGAAAGCGCTCGTGACTACGACTATCTTCTTTCG ATGCCAATTTGGTCCTTGACTGCAGAACGTCTTGAGAAGCTGAAAGACGCAAtccggaagaagaaggctgaatATGATGAACTCGATGCCAAGAGCGATAAAGATCTTTGGTGTGAAGATCTGGCTGCTTTCGAGGCCGAGTGGGAGAAGCATCTGGCTCTCAATGCAGAAATCCAGACCAATATTCGCCGCATGGGCCGCCGAGTATCCAAGAAGATaggagctggtggtggtggtggccgcGGCAGGAAGGCCAaaggagatgatgacgagtaTGAGCCAGAAAAGAAGGGTCGAAAGAAAGCAGCGCCCAAGGTAGAGACCAAGACGGCACAAAGATTTGCTGAGATGTTCAGTGCTAAACCCAAGGTCAAGAAAGAGGAACAGCCGGAGGCAGTTGAACTCTCCGATAACTTctctgatgatgattttgcTGCCCTAAGCAGGAGTAAACCGGTTGTGGCCaagccagctgcagccaagcCAGCTGCAGTTAAACCAGCTGCGTCCAAGCCAGCTGCGGCCAAACCATTGCAGTCGCGATCAGTTTCGGAGTCGCGATCAATTTCACAGGCACGATCGATTTCGCAATCTGAAGAGCCAGAGGTGGTCCCCGTCCCCGTCCGCAACaaacgagcagcagcctctAAAGCCAGAACTTTGTTCGATGCGTCCTCCGATagtgatgaggacgacgataAGATGCTTGGCGATGTCGGAGCGCTGGTCAAAGGCATTGGTAGCAAGCCGCCTGGAGAATCCAGCGCGCGGGTTAGTCTGCACGCAATGAGCCGGCCTGACTCGAGCCACGGCAATACAAGCTCCGGGGCACTGTCAAAGCCAAAGATAAAGTCAGCCAAGGCATTTGAATTCGATACTGATGATGAGACCAATTACGAATTGTTGGCCAAGCCGTCGCCACTGAAGGCTACGAGCCAAGGATCGGgcgaggacgatgacgaggacgaattGACCGCTGCCAAATCGAAGCCTGCAGTTAAAGCGTCAGTATCAGCGGAGACCAAGAAACGAGGCCGGCCGGCAGGGGCAAATAGTAAAGCAGAGGGCAAAGCAGTGAGCAAGCACAAGGTGACACTCAAGGCTGCAACTACAACCTCAACACTTTCTCCAGCCGCAAAAAGATAtgctgccaagaagaaggctctgAATGATTCAGACGATGACATGGAAGAAGCATTTGCAGATGAATCAATTGCTCCGAGGCCAGTGGCACGGGCAAGACCTGGACGCGCTGCGGCTGCCAACAGAAAGGTCATCATCGACGATGAAGATTCATCCATGAGCGTGGACGAgcaggacgaggaggaagaagaagaggaagaagaagagagtgacGACCCATTCCAGatagacgatgatgacgattgA
- a CDS encoding uncharacterized protein (EggNog:ENOG41), with protein sequence MAPPNDSFRDIKMTVVPPSDHDGFRGRTRDRNVPSSKSLRPDESSTLRGRSRRRSISPFSLTSRTSSPSVKSSANRLILHNRLREKRREHCPSRIASPASQDVFQSQQRMRSRSRSRGPRVEQELHRPVDHLSSLRNEVFLSDEETDHNKAC encoded by the coding sequence ATGGCACCTCCAAACGACTCATTCCGCGATATCAAAATGACCGTCGTTCCTCCTTCCGACCATGACGGATTCCGGGGGCGAACGCGTGACCGCAATGTCCCCAGCTCCAAGAGCTTGCGCCCAGATGAATCAAGCACGCTGCGAGGGCGGTCTCGTCGGCGCTCTATTTCACCCTTTAGCTTGACCTCTCGAACCTCCTCTCCCTCGGTCAAGTCCTCCGCAAACCGACTTATTCTTCACAATCGCCTGCGAGAGAAGCGCCGCGAGCACTGCCCTTCCAGGATCGCTTCGCCTGCCAGTCAAGATGTCTTCCAGTCACAACAGCGCAtgagaagccgaagccgaagccgcGGGCCTCGCGTGGAGCAAGAACTCCATAGACCTGTCGACCATCTGTCCAGTCTTCGAAACGAGGTGTTCTTGTCTGACGAGGAGACTGATCACAACAAAGCTTGTTGA
- a CDS encoding uncharacterized protein (BUSCO:EOG092D3Y0X), whose amino-acid sequence MASSDEPQSLRAVFEAAESKREEVNDAPIATSPKYAEDLAAALKLYAQAINQISAVSLFSTNEGIEDVATTSLPYLLVDFYIAELVQRTPHLAPKERLQVLGQSRSAYERFLSLVDGYGLVRGSYSKLLERYRDDEDAFAVVAGTDMAAKREGKIANFKAEKALKDKLQILKRNPRYLEHGDEELVREVHLTSIEFAIHNTFQALDSLNRELPLLRSAPSPTAAPQSSSGSDPTDMSFRLDQPLSRMRPGGGGPILGPKGEPLQPFTIVGSRADLARGVFRPGHNLPTMSIDEYLEEERKRGGIIEGGGTEPPKRQVDEDDMEAVDMETYKARQWDDFKDDNRKGSGNTLNMG is encoded by the coding sequence ATGGCCTCGTCCGACGAGCCACAGTCCCTCAGAGCCGTCTTCGAAGCTGCCGAGTCGAAACGAGAAGAAGTCAACGACGCCCCGATTGCCACCTCTCCCAAATATGCAGAAGATCTCGCAGCGGCGCTGAAGCTATACGCACAAGCCATCAACCAAATATCTGCGGTGTCGCTCTTCTCAACCAACGAGGGCATTGAGGATGTCGCGACGACGTCACTGCCGTATCTGCTAGTGGACTTTTACATCGCCGAGCTGGTACAACGGACGCCGCATCTGGCACCGAAGGAGCGTCTCCAAGTCCTCGGCCAATCGAGATCCGCATACGAGAGGTTCCTCAGCTTAGTGGATGGGTATGGCTTGGTTAGGGGATCGTACAGCAAGCTCCTGGAACGGTAtcgcgacgacgaggatgccTTTGCGGTCGTCGCCGGCACAGACATGGCCGCCAAGAGAGAAGGCAAGATTGCAAACTTCAAGGCCGAGAAGGCGCTCAAGGACAAGCTCCAGATACTGAAGCGCAACCCGCGGTATCTGGAACACGGCGACGAGGAGCTCGTGCGCGAAGTGCACCTCACCAGCATCGAGTTCGCCATCCACAACACCTTCCAGGCTCTCGACTCGCTCAACAGAGAACTGCCGCTGCTCCGGTCCGCCCCGTCACCAACCGCCGCGCCGCAATCTTCCTCGGGCAGCGATCCCACCGACATGTCCTTCCGCCTCGACCAGCCTCTCAGCCGGATGCGCCcgggcggcggcggtcccATCCTTGGGCCAAAAGGCGAGCCTCTACAGCCCTTTACCATTGTCGGCTCGCGCGCCGATCTCGCCCGAGGGGTCTTCCGCCCAGGCCATAACTTGCCTACCATGTCGATAGACGAGTACCTCGAGGAGGAGCGTAAGCGGGGCGGCATCATTGAGGGTGGCGGGACGGAGCCTCCGAAGCGACAAGTCGATGAGGATGATATGGAGGCGGTGGATATGGAGACGTATAAGGCGAGGCAGTGGGATGATTTCAAAGATGATAACAGGAAAGGATCGGGAAATACGCTGAATATGGGCTAA